One genomic segment of Labrus bergylta chromosome 17, fLabBer1.1, whole genome shotgun sequence includes these proteins:
- the rnf208 gene encoding RING finger protein 208: MSCLRRQPVTIPMDTVKIIQSEKFPRECPVPVTQPRYAPPPRVAWDGGGEGEIIVNQACSDLALEMTGSPRSIVSSPVPVTRREQSYLAQRKTSANEICYHQFHYKMEDVIVNQYVLRSSSTSSSTSSSSSSGPVMPCEPLDCPTCGHTYNFAGKRPRILSCLHSVCEECLQILYESCPKYKFISCPTCRRETVLFTDYGLAALAINTSILSRLPSDPNGPVQWGGDADRSCYQTVRQYCQSACTCQIANPLSSCGIM, encoded by the coding sequence ATGTCCTGCCTCCGGCGTCAGCCCGTGACCATCCCAATGGACACCGTCAAGATCATCCAGTCGGAGAAGTTCCCCAGAGAGTGCCCTGTGCCCGTCACCCAGCCACGCTATGCCCCGCCCCCAAGAGTGGCTTGGGATGGCGGAGGCGAGGGAGAAATCATCGTCAACCAGGCGTGCAGTGACCTGGCTCTGGAGATGACAGGGTCCCCCAGGTCGATTGTTTCCTCCCCCGTCCCCGTGACGCGCAGGGAGCAGAGCTACCTGGCCCAGCGCAAAACCAGTGCCAACGAAATCTGTTACCACCAGTTCCACTACAAGATGGAAGACGTCATAGTCAACCAGTACGTGCTGCGCTCCTCTTCCACCTCATCGTCCACCTCTTCTTCGTCCTCCTCGGGACCCGTCATGCCCTGTGAGCCCCTGGACTGCCCCACCTGCGGTCACACCTACAACTTCGCAGGCAAGCGTCCACGCATCCTCTCCTGCCTGCACTCGGTGTGCGAGGAGTGCCTGCAGATCCTCTATGAGTCCTGTCCTAAGTACAAATTCATCTCCTGCCCTACGTGTCGGCGTGAGACGGTGCTGTTCACTGACTATGGCCTGGCTGCTCTGGCCATCAACACCAGCATCTTGAGCCGCTTGCCCTCTGACCCCAACGGGCCTGTGCAGTGGGGTGGGGACGCCGACCGCAGCTGCTACCAGACTGTGCGCCAATACTGCCAGTCAGCCTGCACCTGCCAGATCGCCAACCCCTTGTCCTCCTGTGGCATCATGTAG